The candidate division KSB1 bacterium genome includes a region encoding these proteins:
- a CDS encoding argininosuccinate synthase — MAKEKLVLAYSGGLDTSVILKWLAEKGFEVICFVGNVGQKEDFSEIEQKALKTGASKVYVEDLRQEFVTDFIFPSIRGNAIYER, encoded by the coding sequence ATGGCGAAAGAAAAATTGGTTCTGGCATACAGTGGCGGGTTGGATACTTCTGTTATTCTGAAGTGGCTGGCCGAAAAGGGCTTCGAGGTCATTTGCTTTGTCGGCAACGTCGGCCAGAAAGAAGATTTTAGTGAGATCGAACAAAAAGCCTTAAAGACCGGCGCCTCAAAAGTTTATGTTGAAGATTTGCGCCAAGAATTTGTCACCGACTTCATTTTTCCCAGTATCCGCGGCAACGCCATTTATGAGAGAA